A section of the Pedobacter sp. HDW13 genome encodes:
- a CDS encoding DedA family protein has translation MELLQQLLDFILHIDVHLAEIVNEYRTWTYLILFLIIFAETGFVVTPFLPGDSLLFAMGALIAGEHETGLNIWVMMIILIAAAILGNTVNYKLGSVLGAGVFKEKNKILKLKYYHQSHEFFEKHGGKAIMLSRFLPIFRTIAPFVAGIAKMPFGRFTYYNIIGGITWIFALLIGGYLLGQIPVIKNNFELVIIFIAVVTFVPAIWAAIRSRLQSKKTEEVL, from the coding sequence ATGGAATTACTACAGCAGCTTTTAGACTTTATCCTTCACATCGATGTCCATTTAGCCGAAATTGTTAACGAATACCGTACCTGGACTTACCTTATTTTATTTCTGATCATCTTCGCTGAAACCGGCTTTGTGGTAACACCATTTCTTCCGGGCGATTCGTTGCTGTTTGCAATGGGCGCTTTAATTGCCGGCGAGCACGAAACAGGTTTAAATATCTGGGTGATGATGATTATTTTGATCGCTGCTGCTATTTTAGGAAACACAGTTAATTATAAACTGGGAAGCGTTTTAGGTGCAGGAGTATTTAAAGAAAAGAATAAAATCTTAAAACTCAAATACTACCATCAATCGCACGAATTTTTTGAAAAGCACGGTGGTAAAGCCATTATGCTAAGCAGGTTTTTACCTATTTTCAGAACTATTGCTCCTTTTGTGGCGGGTATTGCAAAAATGCCTTTTGGCAGGTTTACTTATTATAATATTATTGGTGGTATTACCTGGATTTTTGCCTTGTTAATTGGTGGATATTTACTGGGACAGATTCCGGTAATCAAAAACAACTTTGAACTGGTAATTATCTTTATTGCCGTTGTAACCTTTGTACCTGCTATTTGGGCTGCCATTAGAAGCCGTTTACAATCAAAAAAGACTGAAGAAGTACTTTAA
- a CDS encoding zinc dependent phospholipase C family protein — protein MIGFYKKNIKYITEHAVDPDKRRYADTLEAPRHYLDVENYEKNIYSIPEKWNDALTRYGLKQLNANGILPWQIQRTYYSLAKAFKTRDSVRILKYSADLGHYIGDAHVPLHTTANHNGQLTNQVGIHAFWESRLPELFSTRYNFVVGKASHIENPLKAAWKVVKHTHSLVDTVLTFEAALNASFPSHKI, from the coding sequence ATGATCGGGTTTTACAAAAAGAATATAAAGTACATTACCGAGCATGCTGTAGATCCCGATAAGCGTAGGTATGCCGATACCTTAGAAGCCCCAAGACATTACCTGGATGTAGAAAACTACGAAAAAAACATTTACAGTATTCCGGAGAAGTGGAATGATGCCTTAACCAGGTATGGACTAAAGCAATTGAACGCCAACGGAATTTTACCCTGGCAAATTCAGCGTACCTATTACAGTTTGGCTAAAGCTTTTAAAACCCGCGATTCTGTCAGGATTTTAAAATACTCAGCTGATTTGGGCCACTATATTGGTGATGCGCATGTTCCTTTGCATACTACAGCCAACCACAACGGTCAGCTCACCAACCAGGTTGGTATCCATGCCTTTTGGGAAAGTCGCCTTCCTGAGCTTTTTTCTACCCGCTACAATTTTGTGGTAGGCAAGGCCAGTCATATCGAAAATCCACTAAAAGCAGCCTGGAAAGTAGTGAAACACACCCATAGCCTGGTTGATACTGTTTTAACCTTCGAAGCAGCCTTAAACGCCTCTTTTCCATCACATAAAATATAG
- a CDS encoding VOC family protein codes for MTKGLVTCLWFDGQAEAAANYYCTVFKDSKITQVSPMVVTFEINGSKFMGLNGGPQFKFDEAVSFMVNCDSQEEIDYYWDTLTKDGGQESMCGWLKDKFGLSWQIIPSNIGELMADPERAQRVMAVVMQMKKLDKKKMENA; via the coding sequence ATGACAAAAGGACTTGTAACATGCCTTTGGTTTGACGGACAGGCCGAAGCAGCAGCAAATTATTACTGTACTGTTTTTAAAGATTCGAAAATTACCCAGGTTAGCCCAATGGTGGTTACTTTCGAAATTAACGGAAGTAAATTTATGGGACTAAATGGCGGACCGCAATTTAAGTTCGATGAAGCAGTTTCGTTTATGGTTAATTGCGATAGCCAGGAAGAAATAGATTACTACTGGGATACGCTGACCAAAGATGGCGGACAGGAAAGTATGTGCGGCTGGCTAAAAGATAAGTTTGGCCTTTCATGGCAAATTATTCCATCGAACATTGGCGAGTTAATGGCCGATCCCGAAAGAGCCCAAAGGGTAATGGCTGTAGTAATGCAGATGAAAAAATTAGATAAGAAAAAAATGGAAAATGCTTAA
- a CDS encoding DUF1569 domain-containing protein — MKNIFQPAVTSEIIERINTLSPTTPQLWGKMNVVQMLAHCNVTYEMIYDDIHPKPGLFMKFILKNLVKSKVVSEKSYPKNNPTAPQFIIKDERDFEKEKARLIAYLNKTQELGENHFEGKESHSFGKLNKTEWNNMFYKHLDHHLSQFGA, encoded by the coding sequence ATGAAGAACATCTTCCAACCCGCAGTAACTAGCGAAATTATTGAAAGAATTAACACGCTTAGTCCCACTACTCCACAGCTTTGGGGCAAAATGAATGTAGTACAAATGCTGGCGCATTGTAATGTAACCTACGAAATGATTTACGATGATATACACCCAAAACCTGGTTTGTTTATGAAATTTATTCTGAAAAACCTGGTTAAAAGTAAAGTGGTTAGTGAAAAGTCTTATCCAAAAAACAACCCAACGGCTCCACAATTCATCATTAAAGATGAAAGGGATTTTGAGAAAGAGAAAGCCAGGTTGATTGCCTACCTCAATAAAACACAGGAATTAGGTGAAAACCATTTCGAAGGTAAAGAATCGCATTCTTTTGGCAAACTAAACAAAACCGAATGGAATAACATGTTTTATAAACATTTAGACCACCATCTTTCACAATTTGGCGCTTAG
- a CDS encoding DUF3999 family protein, whose protein sequence is MMWRLKTKLLFWLLPCVLAANAQTAPYRLKREITGVQATWHSMVLPNPIYQKLKPGFEDLRIFGIKGKDTVEIPYLLKQRDNQINTKEIAFKQLNQSSANNTYYYTFRPAVSGVINQINLDFKQENFDWKVTLEGSNDNQNWFTIVKDYRILSIKNQFTDYHFTRINFPDAKYAYFRIAIKNSAQMELLTTKILKTDTIKGIFQDIKYQSYNIKNDAEHKETVIDINLTDPVPVSQLSLNAQSDFDFYRPFKIDYATDSFKTDKGIKYNYMDLYTGTVSSIEKPVFSFPNTITSKLRITIQNNDNKPLRLSGLALKGCVYELIARFDDPKLRYALYYGNNKAVVPSYEIEKFENKIPANLSSLTIGEEQQNPAYTAKVTKPLFENKAWLWVLMAVIIVLLGWFSFKMLRN, encoded by the coding sequence ATGATGTGGAGACTAAAAACTAAGCTGCTTTTTTGGCTTTTACCTTGCGTATTAGCTGCAAACGCCCAAACTGCTCCCTACCGCTTAAAAAGGGAAATTACTGGTGTACAAGCTACCTGGCACAGTATGGTACTGCCCAACCCAATATATCAAAAGCTTAAGCCGGGTTTTGAAGACCTGCGTATTTTTGGCATTAAGGGTAAAGATACCGTTGAGATCCCTTATCTGTTAAAGCAACGCGATAATCAGATTAACACGAAGGAAATTGCTTTTAAACAGTTGAACCAAAGCTCAGCTAACAACACTTATTATTATACTTTTCGACCCGCGGTAAGCGGCGTAATTAACCAGATAAATCTCGATTTTAAGCAGGAAAATTTCGACTGGAAAGTTACGCTCGAAGGCAGTAACGATAACCAAAACTGGTTTACCATAGTAAAAGATTACCGGATTTTGTCGATCAAAAACCAGTTTACCGATTATCATTTTACCAGGATAAATTTCCCCGATGCAAAGTATGCCTATTTTCGGATTGCCATAAAAAATAGTGCCCAGATGGAGCTTTTAACCACAAAAATTTTAAAAACAGATACCATAAAAGGCATATTCCAGGATATTAAATATCAATCGTACAACATCAAAAACGATGCAGAACACAAAGAAACGGTTATCGACATCAATTTAACCGATCCGGTACCGGTATCGCAATTGAGTTTAAATGCCCAAAGCGATTTTGATTTTTACCGTCCGTTCAAAATTGATTATGCTACAGATAGTTTTAAAACCGATAAAGGTATAAAGTACAATTACATGGATCTTTACACGGGCACCGTTAGCTCTATAGAAAAACCTGTATTTAGCTTTCCAAATACCATTACTTCAAAACTGCGGATTACCATCCAAAACAATGATAATAAGCCACTACGTTTAAGTGGTTTGGCATTAAAAGGCTGTGTATATGAATTGATTGCCCGTTTTGATGATCCAAAACTGCGTTACGCTTTATATTATGGCAATAACAAAGCTGTAGTTCCCAGTTACGAGATCGAAAAATTTGAAAATAAAATACCTGCAAACTTAAGTTCACTCACCATCGGCGAAGAACAGCAAAACCCGGCCTACACGGCTAAAGTAACCAAGCCCCTATTCGAAAACAAAGCCTGGCTATGGGTTTTAATGGCGGTAATTATTGTATTACTGGGTTGGTTTTCGTTTAAAATGTTGAGAAATTAG
- a CDS encoding DUF2339 domain-containing protein — MAKNKKHLRIGAMVLFGITLIKLFVYDIAYLSTISKTIVFVSLGILLLIISFLYNKYKHLIIDDVETKN, encoded by the coding sequence TTGGCCAAAAACAAAAAACACCTGCGTATTGGGGCAATGGTTTTGTTTGGTATTACGCTGATTAAACTTTTTGTTTACGACATTGCCTACCTCAGCACCATTTCAAAAACCATTGTATTCGTGTCGCTGGGCATATTGCTGCTAATCATTTCTTTCCTTTACAACAAGTACAAACATTTAATTATTGATGATGTGGAGACTAAAAACTAA
- a CDS encoding DUF2339 domain-containing protein: MDNSEKLNLLLVKLENLLLRQQGFEAEIQALRQEVKALQSPDSANAPKAAEPTFISPPKNTPPNPVIQHAATPQPVPSAFPTPQNPLQPNFADRFKRENIVKSDFEKFIGENLISKIGILILIIGVAIGAKYAIDHDMISPLTRIVLGYAMGAGLMGFAIKLKAKYENFSAVLVSGAIAIMYFITYAAYDFYALIPQALAFGLMVIFTSFTVVAAIQYNKQVIAHIGLVGAYAVPFLLSDGSGKVGGLFSYIAIINIGILVLSFKKYWKPLFYVSFGLSWLIFSAWRFDLSSESQYFVLALLFASIFFITFYITNLAYKVIKREVFGLSDVVITLLNAFIFYCMGYLIIADNKNSAEFLGLFTLANGIIHFVVSLIIYKRQLADKNLFYLILALVITFITMAVPVQLDGGWVTIFWTVEAAILFYLGRVKQIAIYEKLSFPLIFLAFLSLLEDWASYASYYGSYQVVKPIFNVGFLTAVIFIGSFSWMFSISKKETEKPAEWIWMRQILSYSIPSILLFVVYITFSLEISKHFNNLFEISKINPHPKTNTDYSGYTYNYNYEKLKIAWIYIYTLFFAAALSYFNLKKLKSSELAIACLAINLLVIALFLTNGLYNLSELRDEYLLSDNNYFKIGTFNIGIRYVSIGFFALLIIMFYQLINYSLFKSSFKTLFDYLLYISILWVISSELINILALAGLDGNYKLGLSILWGLIRYF; the protein is encoded by the coding sequence ATGGATAATTCGGAAAAATTAAACCTGCTGTTAGTTAAGCTAGAAAATTTATTGCTGAGGCAACAAGGTTTCGAAGCCGAAATTCAGGCATTAAGACAAGAAGTTAAAGCTTTACAATCGCCGGACTCAGCAAATGCACCTAAAGCTGCTGAACCTACTTTTATATCGCCTCCAAAAAATACACCACCAAATCCGGTAATACAACATGCAGCAACTCCCCAGCCGGTTCCTTCAGCTTTTCCTACTCCTCAAAATCCGTTACAGCCTAATTTTGCCGACCGCTTTAAGCGCGAAAATATAGTTAAATCAGATTTCGAAAAGTTCATTGGCGAGAATCTGATCAGTAAAATAGGTATCCTGATTTTAATCATCGGTGTAGCCATTGGCGCAAAATATGCCATCGATCACGATATGATTAGCCCTTTAACCCGTATTGTTTTGGGTTATGCAATGGGTGCAGGCTTAATGGGCTTTGCAATTAAATTAAAGGCTAAATACGAAAACTTTTCAGCAGTACTGGTTAGTGGTGCCATTGCCATCATGTATTTTATTACATATGCCGCTTACGATTTTTACGCCTTGATTCCGCAGGCACTTGCCTTCGGCCTGATGGTGATTTTCACCTCCTTCACTGTGGTTGCAGCAATTCAATACAATAAGCAGGTTATTGCCCATATTGGCCTGGTTGGTGCCTATGCTGTGCCGTTTTTACTGAGCGATGGCTCTGGCAAAGTAGGGGGTTTATTTAGCTATATAGCGATTATCAATATCGGTATTTTGGTATTGAGCTTTAAAAAATACTGGAAACCCTTATTTTATGTCTCCTTCGGATTAAGCTGGCTCATTTTTTCAGCCTGGCGCTTTGATTTAAGTAGTGAGAGCCAGTATTTTGTTCTCGCCCTCCTGTTTGCTTCGATATTCTTTATTACTTTTTACATCACTAACCTTGCTTATAAAGTCATTAAGAGAGAAGTATTCGGCTTAAGTGATGTAGTCATCACACTCTTAAATGCCTTCATTTTTTACTGCATGGGTTATTTAATTATAGCCGACAATAAAAATAGTGCAGAATTTTTAGGCTTATTTACCCTGGCCAACGGAATAATTCATTTTGTGGTAAGCTTAATTATTTACAAAAGGCAACTGGCCGATAAAAACCTGTTCTACCTTATCCTGGCTTTGGTTATTACCTTTATTACCATGGCTGTTCCGGTGCAGTTAGATGGCGGTTGGGTAACTATATTCTGGACTGTTGAGGCGGCCATACTCTTTTATCTGGGTAGGGTTAAACAAATTGCTATCTACGAAAAGCTTTCTTTTCCGCTTATCTTTCTTGCCTTTTTAAGCCTTTTAGAAGACTGGGCCAGTTATGCAAGTTACTATGGCAGTTATCAGGTTGTTAAACCGATATTTAATGTGGGTTTCTTAACGGCAGTTATTTTTATTGGCAGTTTTAGCTGGATGTTCAGCATCAGCAAAAAAGAAACCGAGAAACCTGCCGAATGGATCTGGATGCGCCAGATATTGAGTTACAGCATTCCTTCAATATTATTGTTTGTAGTGTATATTACTTTCTCACTGGAGATTTCGAAACATTTTAACAACCTTTTCGAAATCTCCAAAATAAACCCGCACCCAAAAACAAATACAGATTACAGCGGCTATACCTACAATTACAACTATGAAAAGTTAAAAATAGCCTGGATTTATATCTATACCCTATTTTTTGCCGCCGCATTGTCTTATTTTAATCTAAAAAAACTTAAAAGCAGCGAGCTTGCAATTGCCTGTCTGGCTATTAACCTGTTGGTTATTGCCTTATTTTTAACCAATGGCCTTTATAATTTAAGTGAGCTTAGAGATGAATATTTATTATCGGATAATAACTATTTCAAAATCGGCACCTTCAATATTGGCATCCGCTATGTTTCTATTGGCTTCTTTGCTTTGTTAATTATCATGTTCTACCAGTTAATCAATTACAGTCTGTTTAAAAGCAGCTTTAAAACACTGTTCGATTACCTGCTTTACATTTCCATTTTATGGGTAATTAGCAGCGAGCTGATTAACATTTTAGCCCTGGCAGGTTTAGATGGTAATTATAAATTAGGTTTGAGCATCCTTTGGGGTCTTATTCGCTATTTTTGA
- a CDS encoding YdcF family protein, whose product MDTRHQPVFKGSKLKVSPLTKAFIILIVLWFSIHTSVIIIDGMNNTPQNADLGVVLGNKVNEDGSLSQRLQKRLERALSLYKNGRVKMLFVSGGHGHEGFNEGDKMRDFLIGKGVPAALIITDNQGDNTLKTVKNTAKLKSNYHIESIIVVSQYYHITRTKMLFRKNGFDKVFGASPEYLEWRDGYSLIREFVAFYSELLPT is encoded by the coding sequence ATGGACACAAGACATCAGCCTGTTTTTAAAGGCAGTAAATTGAAAGTTAGCCCACTTACAAAAGCCTTTATTATCCTCATAGTACTTTGGTTTAGCATCCACACCAGTGTTATTATTATCGATGGGATGAACAACACCCCACAAAATGCCGATTTAGGTGTGGTGTTAGGCAATAAAGTAAACGAAGATGGCTCTTTATCACAAAGGTTGCAAAAAAGACTGGAACGTGCGCTTAGCCTGTATAAAAACGGACGGGTAAAAATGCTTTTTGTAAGTGGCGGGCATGGCCACGAAGGTTTTAATGAAGGTGATAAAATGCGTGATTTCCTGATCGGAAAGGGTGTTCCGGCTGCTTTAATTATTACCGATAACCAGGGCGATAACACTTTAAAAACGGTAAAAAACACTGCAAAACTAAAAAGCAACTATCATATTGAAAGTATCATAGTGGTTTCGCAATATTACCACATTACCCGCACCAAAATGCTTTTCAGAAAAAATGGCTTCGATAAGGTTTTTGGAGCCAGTCCCGAATATTTGGAGTGGCGCGATGGTTATTCACTGATTCGCGAATTTGTAGCCTTCTATTCAGAACTGTTACCGACGTAG
- a CDS encoding alpha/beta hydrolase — translation MYVKSQKRAPKKSLRNIIKILLWGLVSLFVLANIIAYNQAYQLTHFTTQKVTKTAKPEQLSLAEKIKTLFTGVSNPRPANQRQPDLPYTTVKLQSNKKLECWFIKHPEAKGTVIMFHGYSASKSGLINKANIFYQLGYNTMLVDFMGSGGSEGNETTIGFAEAEEVKTVYQYVNQTEKKQIILFGTSMGAVATMKALNAFKINPAAIIIECPYSSLLKTTQARFKILHIPTFPLANILVFWGGFQHHFNGFKLRPVDDAKGIKCPTLLLYGEKDNRVSRSEINEIFNNLKGSKSLRTYPLAGHDNYLTQYKSEWTQDISLFLKAVN, via the coding sequence ATGTACGTTAAATCACAAAAACGCGCCCCTAAGAAATCTTTACGGAACATAATTAAGATCCTGTTATGGGGGCTGGTAAGCCTGTTCGTACTGGCAAACATCATTGCCTATAACCAGGCTTATCAACTCACGCATTTTACTACACAAAAAGTAACCAAAACAGCTAAGCCAGAGCAACTCTCGCTGGCAGAGAAAATAAAGACGCTTTTTACAGGAGTATCAAACCCACGCCCGGCGAACCAAAGGCAACCAGATTTGCCCTACACCACCGTTAAGCTACAAAGTAATAAAAAATTAGAATGCTGGTTTATTAAACACCCTGAGGCAAAGGGAACTGTTATTATGTTTCATGGCTATAGCGCGTCAAAATCCGGGTTGATAAACAAGGCCAACATTTTCTACCAGTTGGGCTACAATACCATGCTGGTCGATTTTATGGGTTCGGGCGGCTCGGAAGGCAATGAAACTACCATTGGCTTTGCCGAAGCTGAGGAAGTTAAAACAGTTTACCAATACGTTAACCAAACTGAAAAAAAGCAAATTATTTTGTTTGGTACTTCTATGGGCGCTGTAGCTACTATGAAAGCACTGAACGCTTTTAAAATCAATCCTGCTGCGATTATCATCGAATGTCCTTATAGCAGCCTGTTAAAAACAACCCAGGCCAGGTTTAAAATTTTACATATCCCTACTTTCCCGCTCGCCAATATTCTGGTGTTTTGGGGAGGCTTTCAGCATCATTTTAATGGTTTTAAACTGCGTCCTGTTGATGATGCAAAAGGCATAAAATGCCCCACCTTGCTCTTATACGGAGAAAAGGACAACCGGGTTTCACGCAGTGAAATAAACGAAATTTTCAACAACCTGAAAGGAAGTAAAAGCCTTCGCACCTATCCTTTAGCCGGTCACGACAACTACCTAACCCAATATAAATCCGAATGGACACAAGACATCAGCCTGTTTTTAAAGGCAGTAAATTGA
- a CDS encoding M28 family peptidase yields MTRSKILILSLCLLSATWCKAATLPDTVVIKAHLKTLTKTPRYRSHQNIDQLNQTADYIRSVFKKYADSVYIQEYTVDQKIYKNVICSFGTQHQKRIIAGAHYDSCGEQEGADDNASGVTGLLELARMLKGQKLNHRIDLVAYTLEEPPYFRTEQMGSYIHAKWLKSNKIEVYGMLSLEMIGYFKTEKKSQSYPLGILSWFYGNKGDYITVIKKFSAGKFANNFTSAFKKGNTILTKTFSGPTSLPGIDFSDHLNYWKFGYSALMITDTSFYRNKNYHQVTDTMETLDINRMAKVIDGVFKTLVKI; encoded by the coding sequence ATGACGCGCTCAAAAATCTTAATTTTAAGTTTATGCTTACTATCAGCAACCTGGTGTAAGGCGGCTACATTGCCTGATACAGTGGTGATAAAAGCACATTTGAAAACCCTAACCAAAACGCCCAGGTACCGCAGTCATCAAAATATCGATCAGCTAAACCAAACAGCCGATTATATCCGGTCGGTATTTAAGAAATATGCCGATAGTGTATACATTCAGGAATATACAGTAGATCAAAAGATCTATAAAAACGTAATCTGTTCTTTCGGTACCCAACATCAAAAACGGATAATTGCAGGTGCACATTACGATAGTTGCGGCGAGCAGGAAGGTGCAGATGATAATGCAAGCGGGGTAACAGGTCTTTTAGAACTGGCCAGGATGTTAAAAGGCCAAAAACTAAACCACCGGATAGATTTAGTAGCTTATACCTTAGAAGAGCCACCCTATTTCCGTACCGAACAGATGGGGAGTTATATCCACGCCAAATGGCTCAAAAGCAATAAAATTGAGGTATATGGTATGCTCTCTTTAGAAATGATCGGTTACTTTAAAACTGAAAAGAAATCACAATCATACCCACTGGGCATTTTATCGTGGTTTTATGGCAATAAGGGCGATTACATAACCGTGATTAAAAAATTTAGTGCGGGCAAGTTTGCCAACAACTTTACTTCGGCTTTCAAAAAAGGGAATACCATTCTAACCAAAACCTTTAGTGGCCCAACGTCTTTGCCGGGTATCGATTTTTCAGACCACCTAAATTACTGGAAATTTGGCTACAGTGCCTTAATGATCACCGACACCTCTTTTTACCGGAATAAAAACTACCACCAGGTTACCGACACCATGGAAACACTCGATATTAACCGGATGGCCAAAGTAATTGATGGAGTATTTAAAACGTTGGTTAAAATTTAA
- a CDS encoding DUF4395 domain-containing protein, which translates to MELSCPISAERINENVVRLIAFMVAVVATVCLIFGNYWAIVFLIFDFGSRAFTSGKFSVLKYVAVSINQKLTLPKQMKDLAPKKFAATLGFVFCLLITAMFLFDFSTLAMVFTAVMLVFALLESLFAICVGCYVYSFLQLFKGNKA; encoded by the coding sequence ATGGAATTATCCTGCCCAATATCGGCCGAAAGAATAAATGAAAATGTGGTACGTTTAATTGCCTTTATGGTAGCTGTAGTAGCTACTGTTTGCTTAATTTTTGGCAATTATTGGGCAATAGTGTTTTTGATTTTTGATTTTGGCAGCAGGGCCTTTACTTCGGGAAAATTCAGTGTGTTAAAATATGTGGCTGTAAGCATTAACCAAAAACTGACACTGCCAAAGCAAATGAAAGATTTGGCCCCAAAGAAATTCGCCGCAACCTTAGGTTTTGTATTTTGCCTGCTGATTACGGCGATGTTCCTGTTTGATTTTTCGACTCTGGCAATGGTTTTTACAGCAGTAATGCTTGTTTTCGCCTTGCTTGAAAGCCTTTTTGCAATATGTGTAGGCTGTTACGTTTATAGTTTTTTACAGCTTTTTAAAGGAAACAAAGCTTAA
- a CDS encoding LLM class flavin-dependent oxidoreductase, which produces MELGIGMFGDLQINANGEIQPAQQRLQEIIAEIKLMDEVGLDFYGIGEHHRPDYAVSSPEIILAAAATVTKNIKLSSAVSVLSSSDPVKLYQSFATVDLISNGRAELMAGRGSFIESFPLFGYNLQNYDELYEEKLDLLLKINASPKVSWKGKFRPELNNQEVLPRAVNDSLKIWVAVGGTPESVERAGRLGLPVMFAIIGGQPVQFKPLFDYYKKVYQAYGHDMNKFEVGVHMHSLFGENTSEIADYYYPLYSAQMNRIGRTRRWAPYQRNQFDAGMSKSGALIIGDVNQSVDKILAMEETFGLTRFSAHMDVGGPSHAAMMKSIEIYGTRIAPAVRKALQP; this is translated from the coding sequence ATGGAATTAGGTATTGGCATGTTTGGCGATTTGCAAATCAATGCAAATGGAGAAATTCAACCCGCACAACAAAGACTTCAGGAAATTATAGCAGAAATTAAACTCATGGATGAAGTGGGTTTGGATTTTTATGGCATTGGCGAGCACCACCGCCCGGATTATGCGGTATCGAGTCCTGAAATTATCCTGGCCGCTGCAGCAACCGTAACTAAAAACATTAAGCTAAGCAGTGCCGTTTCGGTTTTAAGTTCGTCTGACCCGGTAAAGCTGTACCAAAGTTTTGCCACAGTCGATTTAATTTCGAACGGCAGGGCCGAATTAATGGCTGGCCGCGGAAGTTTCATCGAATCATTCCCATTATTTGGCTACAACCTGCAAAATTACGATGAGCTTTACGAAGAAAAATTAGATCTACTGTTAAAAATCAATGCATCACCTAAAGTTAGTTGGAAAGGTAAATTCAGGCCAGAATTAAATAACCAGGAAGTTTTGCCACGTGCAGTAAACGATAGCTTAAAAATCTGGGTGGCCGTTGGTGGCACGCCCGAATCGGTAGAACGTGCCGGAAGACTGGGTTTACCGGTAATGTTTGCCATTATTGGTGGTCAGCCTGTACAGTTTAAGCCTCTGTTCGATTATTACAAAAAAGTATACCAGGCTTACGGTCACGATATGAACAAATTCGAGGTTGGCGTACACATGCACTCACTATTTGGCGAAAACACCAGCGAAATAGCAGATTACTATTACCCGCTCTATTCGGCACAGATGAACAGAATCGGTCGTACACGCCGCTGGGCACCCTACCAACGCAACCAGTTTGATGCTGGAATGAGCAAAAGCGGCGCATTAATTATTGGCGATGTAAACCAATCGGTAGATAAAATACTGGCTATGGAAGAAACTTTCGGGCTAACCCGTTTCTCGGCCCACATGGATGTTGGCGGACCATCACATGCCGCGATGATGAAATCGATAGAAATTTATGGAACCAGAATTGCGCCGGCAGTTAGAAAAGCTTTACAGCCATAA
- a CDS encoding 2'-5' RNA ligase family protein: MQQTRQQLTLFITHQTEVIEQVRAQFNPIQHSLIPAHVTLCREDEIEQLDQVFANIKNIKLNSQIQMTFGAVEQFENGKGVYMPAKAGNDSFQQLRKLILKGINDSPRALLPHITLMHPRNSTCTIEIFEQIKSYPLPTVLSFYKISLITQINGGKWEIIREFDFVVSKKE, from the coding sequence ATGCAACAAACCCGGCAACAGCTTACTCTATTTATTACCCACCAAACCGAAGTTATTGAGCAGGTTAGGGCACAGTTTAATCCTATTCAGCATAGTTTAATTCCTGCACATGTTACCCTGTGTCGGGAAGACGAAATTGAACAACTGGATCAAGTATTTGCCAACATCAAAAACATTAAACTAAACAGTCAAATTCAAATGACGTTTGGAGCCGTTGAACAATTTGAAAACGGGAAGGGTGTGTATATGCCTGCCAAAGCAGGTAACGATTCCTTTCAGCAGTTAAGGAAATTAATTTTGAAAGGAATAAACGACTCACCACGAGCTCTTCTACCACACATCACGCTCATGCATCCCAGAAATTCTACCTGTACCATAGAAATTTTTGAACAGATAAAATCTTATCCGCTCCCAACGGTACTAAGTTTTTACAAGATCAGCTTAATCACACAAATCAATGGTGGAAAATGGGAAATTATCAGGGAATTTGATTTTGTTGTTTCTAAAAAAGAATAG